The Klebsiella africana sequence CAGCGTATCGTCGATCGCCAGATGTTCGATATAACCGTAGCCGGCAAACTGCCAGCAGCCGCTGAGGCCGATAAATACGCCGTCATCGAACCACGCTTCCAGCGCGTAGTGCGGGTGGCTCAGCCCCTGACGTTTGGCCTCGCTTTCGCGCTGCTCGTGCCACGGAAAGGCGCGCGCGTAAAGCGCGTCCAGCATGGCGAAATGGGGCGAGTTGGTAGAACGTAATCTTTCGCAGGTCAGCATCACACAATCCCTGGTGGCGAAAACAAAACTGCCCTCACGCGGAGGGCAGTGACCGGAGGCGTACGCGCTTATTCAGCTGCGGCCGCTTTTTGCGCCAGCTTATCCAGCAGCTTCTGATGAATGCCGCCGAAGCCGCCGTTGCTCATCACCAGGATATGGTCGCCCGGGTGGGCGGTTTTGACCACCATCTCCGCCAGGGTATCGACGTCGGCGCTCCAGTGGGCCGGCTGGACGCAGGCTTCCGCCACTTCCGCCACCTGCCACGGAATATGCTGCGGCTGCAGGAGGAACACTTCATCGGCGCGGCCGAGAGACGGCGCCAGATCGTCTTTGCAGACGCCCATTTTCATGGTGTTAGAGCGCGGCTCCAGCACGGCGAGAATGCGCGCGGTACCGCCTACTTTACCGCGCAGCGCCTGCAGCGTGGCGAGGATTGCCGTCGGGTGATGGGCGAAATCGTCATACACGGTGACGCCGTTGGCTTCGCCGCGCAGCTCCAGGCGACGGCGGGCGTTGATAAAGCTGCCCAGCGCGTTCGCAGCATCCGCCGGCAGCACGCCGACGTGACGCGCCGCGGCAATCGCCATCAGACCGTTATGCATATTATGCTCGCCGACCAGCGCCCACTTCACTTCGCCGACCTTTTCGCCGTCGAGCAGCACTTCCCATTGCGAGGCGTCGGCGTTCAGTTTCTTCGCCTGCCAGTGGCCCTGTTCGCCCACCAGCTCCTGCTCGCTCCAGCAGCCCATCGCCATCACCTGCTTCAGGTTGATGTCGTTCTCCGGCAGGATAATTTTGCCTTTGCCCGGCACGATGCGCACCAGATGGTGGAACTGTTTCTGAATCGCCTTCAGGTCATCAAAGATGTCCGCGTGGTCGAACTCAAGGTTGTTGAGGATCAGCGTCCGCGGACAGTAGTGAACAAACTTGGAGCGCTTGTCGAAGAAGGCGCAGTCGTATTCATCTGCTTCAATGACGAAGAACGGGCTGTCGCCCAGGCGCGCGGAGACGTCGAAATTGCCCGGAACGCCGCCAATCACGAACCCCGGTTTATAGCCGCAGGCTTCAAGGATCCAGGTCGCCATCCCGGCGGTGGTGGTTTTGCCGTGGGTCCCGGCGACGGCCAGCACCCAGCGATCGCGCAGCACGAAGTCGTGCAGCCACTGCGGGCCGGACATATACGCAATATTGTTTTCCAGCACCGCTTCAACGCACGGGTTGCCGCGGGTCATGGCGTTACCGATGATCACCAGATCCGGCCGGGGCTCCAGCTGGCTGGGGTCATAACCCTGAATTAAATCAATCCCCTGGTTTTCCAGCAGGGTGCTCATCGGCGGATAGACGTTAGCATCCGACCCCGTTACCTCATGACCGAGGGAGCGCGCCAGCATGGCCAGGCCCCCCATAAACGTGCCACAGATTCCTAAAATATGAATGCGCATTCGTCATTTCCTTCTTTTATCCGGGGCACATTTTACCCATATCCCGGGCCCTGGCGAAATGCATTTCAGGCGAATCTGTATTTTGCTGGCGCGATTCACCAGTGCGCACTTTTTTGATTCTTTGTTAAGATTGTTGCGTTCGTTTTACTCAACATAAAAATGCAGGGAACGAGTTATGAAAACGTTAGGTGAGTTTATTGTTGAAAAGCAGCACGAGTTCTCCCACGCCACCGGTGAGCTGACTGCTTTGTTGTCAGCAATAAAATTGGGCGCCAAGATCATCCACCGCGATATCAACAAGGCCGGTCTGGTCGATATCCTGGGTGCCAGCGGTGCTGAAAACGTTCAGGGCGAGGTTCAGCAAAAACTCGATCTGTTCGCTAATGAGAAATTAAAAGCCGCACTGCGAGCACGCGATATTGTTGCCGGGATCGCCTCCGAAGAAGAAGATGAAATTGTTGTCTTCGAAGGGTGTGAACACGCCAAATACGTGGTGCTGATGGACCCTCTGGATGGCTCCTCTAACATCGACGTTAACGTCTCTGTCGGCACGATCTTCTCCATCTACCGCCGCGTCACGCCTGTCGGCACGCCGGTGACTGAAGAAGATTTTCTGCAGCCGGGCAACAAGCAGGTGGCCGCGGGCTATGTGGTCTATGGATCGTCGACGATGCTGGTGTATACCACCGGCTGCGGCGTCCACGCCTTCACCTACGACCCGTCCCTCGGCGTCTTCTGTTTGTGCCAGGAGCGCATGCGCTTCCCGGAGAAGGGCAATACCTACTCCATCAACGAAGGCAACTACATCAAATTCCCGCAGGGCGTGAAGAAGTACATTAAGTACTGTCAGGAAGAGGACAAAGCGACTCAGCGTCCTTATACCTCACGCTATATCGGCTCGCTGGTGGCAGACTTCCACCGCAACCTGCTGAAGGGCGGCATCTATCTCTATCCGAGCACTGCCAGCCACCCGGAAGGCAAGCTGCGCCTGCTGTATGAATGCAACCCGATGGCCTTCCTCGCCGAACAGGCGGGCGGTAAGGCCAGCGACGGTAAAGAGCGTATTCTGGATATTATCCCGGAAAGCTTGCACCAGCGTCGCTCGTTCTTCGTCGGCAACAACCACATGGTGGAAGACGTCGAGAACTTTATTAAAGCGTTCCCGGACGCCTAAGCGCCCTGCCCGCTCCTCCCGCGCCTGCGGGAGGAGCATTTCTCAATGATTCCCCGCTCCGCTCACCCGCGTCACCGCCGCATTCTGCCGATTTTCCCACAGCACCGTCAGCCCACGCTGCAGCGCGATAAAGATAAACAGCAAAATGCCGATGGCGATTTTCGTCCACCATGAGCTGAGGGTACCATCGAAGTTGATGTAAGTCTGAATCAGCCCCTGGATCGCCACCCCGAACAGCGTTCCCAGCACGGTACCGACGCCACCGCTGAGCAGCGTACCGCCGATCACCACCGAGGCAATCGCGTCCAGCTCGACGCCGACGCCCGCCAGCGCATAGCCCGCCTGGGTATAAATAGAAAAGACGATCCCGGCCAGCGTCGCCAGCCCGGTGGAAAGCATATAGATACGGATCGTGGCGCTACGGGTGGAAATCCCCATTAAATTCGCCGACGTCGCGTTGCCGCCGATGGCATATACCTGGTTGCCAAAGCGGGTGCGATGGGCGACAAAAATACCGGCCACTACCACCAGTAGCATCAACAGTCCCATGGCGCTGAGACGACCGCCGCCGGGAATGGTCCATGCCAGCCCGGACAAGGTGTCGTAGACCGGATGGTTAATCGGAATCGACTCCTCCGACACCAGATAGCTGACCCCGCGCAGGAAGAACATGCCGGCGAGGGTGATGATAAAGGCCGGGATCTTTAGCGCGTCAATCAGCAACCCCATAAATGCACCGAAGGCGCAGCCCATCACCAGCACCAGCGGAAACGCCACCAGCGGTGATATTCCCCAAAAGCCAATCGCTTTGGCGAGGAAGACGCCGGTAAAGGCGATCACCGACCCCACCGACAGATCGATCCCGCCGGAGAGGATCACGAAGGTCATGCCCACGGCGATGATCCCGAGGAAGGCGTTATCCGTCAGGATATTGCAGATCACCCGCGTTGAGGCAAAGCCGGGGAACTGGGTCAGGCAGTAGAGGTAGCCCAGCACAAACACCGCCAGGGTGATCATCAACGGTAAATTACGTTTTATCATGGCCGCGTACCCCTTTCAGTAAACCGATAAAGCGCGGCGACTGGACAATCAGTACGCACAGCACCACCACCGCTTTCACCACCTGGTTGAGCTCCGGCGGAAAGCCGGAGAGCAAAATCCCGGTGTTCATCCCCTGGATAATCAGCGCCCCCACCACCGACAGCAGCAGGTTGAAGCGCCCGCCCATCAGCGAAGCGCCGCCGATGACCACCGCCAGAATGGCGTCCAGCTCGAGCCACAGTCCGGCGTTATTAGCATCCGCGCCGCGTATATCCGCCGCCACGATGATCCCGGCGATCGCCGCGCAGACGCCGCTCAGGACATAGGCCAGCATCACCACGATGCGGGTATTGACGCCAGCGTTTTTCGCCGCGCGGATGTTAATCCCCACCGCTTCGATAAACATCCCCAGCGCCGTTTTACGGGTAAACAGCCAGAACAGCAGCAGGGTGGCGGCGGCAATGATCACCGGCATCGGGAACAGCAGAAACGATCCGCTGCCGAGCCACGCCAGCGCCGGAGAATCAAACGTGACGATCTGCCCGGCGGTGATCAACTGCGCGACGCCGCGCCCGGCCACCATCAGGATCAGCGTCGCCACAAAAGGCTGGATCTTAAGGACCGCGACGAGAATTCCGTTCCACAGCCCGGCCAGCGCCCCGGCCCCCAGCGCGGCCAGCACCACCACCGCCAGGCTATGCCCGGCGACGGTCATCGAGGCGGCCGTCGCGCCGGCAATCGCCATC is a genomic window containing:
- the ytfT gene encoding galactofuranose ABC transporter, ATP-binding protein YtfT, which translates into the protein MMPRSLSQTGPEKRRFTWPKGTPQLIALLLVLLVDSLVAPHFYQVVLQDGRLFGSPIDILNRAAPVALLAIGMTLVIATGGIDLSVGAVMAIAGATAASMTVAGHSLAVVVLAALGAGALAGLWNGILVAVLKIQPFVATLILMVAGRGVAQLITAGQIVTFDSPALAWLGSGSFLLFPMPVIIAAATLLLFWLFTRKTALGMFIEAVGINIRAAKNAGVNTRIVVMLAYVLSGVCAAIAGIIVAADIRGADANNAGLWLELDAILAVVIGGASLMGGRFNLLLSVVGALIIQGMNTGILLSGFPPELNQVVKAVVVLCVLIVQSPRFIGLLKGVRGHDKT
- the mpl gene encoding UDP-N-acetylmuramate:L-alanyl-gamma-D-glutamyl-meso-diaminopimelate ligase; its protein translation is MRIHILGICGTFMGGLAMLARSLGHEVTGSDANVYPPMSTLLENQGIDLIQGYDPSQLEPRPDLVIIGNAMTRGNPCVEAVLENNIAYMSGPQWLHDFVLRDRWVLAVAGTHGKTTTAGMATWILEACGYKPGFVIGGVPGNFDVSARLGDSPFFVIEADEYDCAFFDKRSKFVHYCPRTLILNNLEFDHADIFDDLKAIQKQFHHLVRIVPGKGKIILPENDINLKQVMAMGCWSEQELVGEQGHWQAKKLNADASQWEVLLDGEKVGEVKWALVGEHNMHNGLMAIAAARHVGVLPADAANALGSFINARRRLELRGEANGVTVYDDFAHHPTAILATLQALRGKVGGTARILAVLEPRSNTMKMGVCKDDLAPSLGRADEVFLLQPQHIPWQVAEVAEACVQPAHWSADVDTLAEMVVKTAHPGDHILVMSNGGFGGIHQKLLDKLAQKAAAAE
- the yjfF gene encoding galactofuranose ABC transporter, permease protein YjfF; the protein is MIKRNLPLMITLAVFVLGYLYCLTQFPGFASTRVICNILTDNAFLGIIAVGMTFVILSGGIDLSVGSVIAFTGVFLAKAIGFWGISPLVAFPLVLVMGCAFGAFMGLLIDALKIPAFIITLAGMFFLRGVSYLVSEESIPINHPVYDTLSGLAWTIPGGGRLSAMGLLMLLVVVAGIFVAHRTRFGNQVYAIGGNATSANLMGISTRSATIRIYMLSTGLATLAGIVFSIYTQAGYALAGVGVELDAIASVVIGGTLLSGGVGTVLGTLFGVAIQGLIQTYINFDGTLSSWWTKIAIGILLFIFIALQRGLTVLWENRQNAAVTRVSGAGNH
- the fbp gene encoding class 1 fructose-bisphosphatase; the encoded protein is MKTLGEFIVEKQHEFSHATGELTALLSAIKLGAKIIHRDINKAGLVDILGASGAENVQGEVQQKLDLFANEKLKAALRARDIVAGIASEEEDEIVVFEGCEHAKYVVLMDPLDGSSNIDVNVSVGTIFSIYRRVTPVGTPVTEEDFLQPGNKQVAAGYVVYGSSTMLVYTTGCGVHAFTYDPSLGVFCLCQERMRFPEKGNTYSINEGNYIKFPQGVKKYIKYCQEEDKATQRPYTSRYIGSLVADFHRNLLKGGIYLYPSTASHPEGKLRLLYECNPMAFLAEQAGGKASDGKERILDIIPESLHQRRSFFVGNNHMVEDVENFIKAFPDA